The proteins below come from a single Carnobacterium divergens DSM 20623 genomic window:
- a CDS encoding SepM family pheromone-processing serine protease, translating into MKQKKRLNWLLPLILVVLVLGVAVPIPYYIESPGDAVSLSKMVTVDHQEDKEKGRFMLTTVAIRRATPLLYFMRFLPFHEGVTKAELYGEVESNQEFNNLQQYYMTSSVNSAIELAFKTAGENYQTEYNGVYVMSITKNSKFKNLLQPGDTIISLNNQRFKSSKEFIDYVKKQKIGETIQVKFKRQGVEKTVKAPLIEMEADKKAGLGISLVDDTTIKTDIPVDVNTDKIGGPSAGMMFTLEIYSQLKQQDLRRGREIAGTGTIAPDGTVGRIGGIDKKVVAASKEGATIFFAPDDEIDPAIKKKYPTIKTNYEEAKLAAEKINTKMKIVPIKTFQDAITYLEK; encoded by the coding sequence ATGAAACAAAAGAAGCGACTTAATTGGCTTTTACCATTAATTTTAGTAGTTCTTGTTCTTGGTGTAGCAGTGCCGATTCCTTATTATATTGAATCGCCAGGAGATGCGGTCAGTTTATCGAAAATGGTGACGGTTGATCATCAAGAGGATAAAGAAAAAGGTCGTTTTATGTTGACAACCGTTGCTATTAGACGGGCTACGCCACTTTTATACTTTATGCGCTTCTTACCTTTTCATGAAGGCGTGACGAAGGCGGAACTATATGGAGAGGTCGAATCGAACCAAGAATTTAACAATTTGCAACAGTATTATATGACAAGTTCCGTTAATTCCGCGATAGAGTTAGCTTTTAAAACGGCTGGTGAAAACTACCAAACGGAATACAACGGTGTCTATGTGATGTCCATTACTAAAAATTCTAAATTTAAAAATCTATTGCAACCGGGAGATACCATTATTTCATTAAATAATCAAAGATTTAAAAGTTCCAAAGAATTCATTGATTATGTAAAAAAACAGAAAATTGGCGAAACGATTCAAGTTAAATTTAAGCGTCAAGGTGTTGAAAAAACAGTAAAAGCCCCGTTAATTGAAATGGAAGCTGATAAAAAGGCTGGACTTGGAATTAGTTTAGTCGATGACACGACCATTAAAACAGATATTCCAGTCGATGTGAACACGGATAAAATTGGAGGTCCTTCAGCAGGAATGATGTTTACTTTGGAAATTTATAGTCAATTGAAACAACAAGACTTGCGGAGAGGCAGAGAAATTGCAGGAACTGGAACCATTGCTCCCGATGGAACAGTGGGACGTATTGGAGGAATTGATAAAAAAGTTGTAGCAGCTAGTAAAGAGGGGGCGACAATCTTCTTTGCTCCAGACGATGAGATTGATCCAGCAATTAAAAAGAAATACCCGACAATTAAAACAAACTACGAAGAAGCTAAACTAGCAGCTGAAAAAATTAATACAAAAATGAAAATCGTACCAATTAAAACATTCCAAGATGCCATTACGTATTTAGAAAAATAG
- the coaD gene encoding pantetheine-phosphate adenylyltransferase — protein MTNKALFPGSFDPLTNGHVDTIERAAKIFDTVIIAVLTNTSKVSLFDSDEKISLITEATKHIPNVEVIAHVGGLTIDLATKLGVSAMVRGMRNVTDFEYEFSIASMNKLQNSQIETVFLLADERYRFLSSSLIKEVAKFGGDVSKLVPTAINQAIKLKYMP, from the coding sequence ATGACGAATAAGGCCTTATTTCCTGGGAGTTTTGATCCATTGACCAATGGACATGTCGACACGATTGAGCGTGCTGCTAAAATTTTTGATACAGTGATTATAGCTGTACTGACCAACACGTCAAAAGTGTCTCTCTTTGATTCAGATGAAAAAATTTCGTTGATTACAGAAGCAACAAAGCATATTCCTAACGTTGAAGTGATTGCTCATGTAGGTGGTTTAACAATTGATTTGGCTACGAAACTAGGGGTTAGCGCAATGGTGAGGGGAATGCGCAATGTGACAGATTTTGAGTATGAATTTAGCATTGCCTCAATGAATAAATTACAAAATAGTCAAATTGAAACAGTTTTTTTACTGGCAGATGAGCGCTACCGTTTTTTGAGTTCAAGTTTAATCAAAGAAGTTGCAAAATTTGGTGGGGACGTTTCAAAGCTTGTCCCAACGGCTATTAATCAAGCTATTAAATTGAAATATATGCCCTAA